GAAATGATGTAGAAGTGTTAACAATTAGTGTAGATCTTCCATTTGCACAAAAAAGATGGTGTGGAGCAGCAGGAATAGAACAAGCCCAAACCCTTTCAGATCATTTTAAGATGTCATTTGGTACAGCTTATGGAACATATATAAAGGAACATCGTTTAGAATGCCGTGCAGTATTCGTTGTAGATGAAAAAGATGTCGTACAGTATGTTGAATACGTTCCGGAAATTACGGAACATCCAAACTATGAAGCAGCTATAGAAGCAATTAAGTCATTAATAAAAGTTAAAAAGTGATATAAGTAAGCAATATACACTATGCTTAAAGGACGTATATTATTTTCCATTAATCCTAAGAAGTAAAATGTTTATTGCATTAAAATCTTTTTTTCTCAGTTTATTTTATTCTATTCCCAAAATAGAAAGGCTGCCTCACAAAAGGACAGCCTCTTCTACTAATGGTTTTATTAATGGGGTGGTGAGGTACAAACATTGAGACAAAAAAGTTGTTATTACCTTAAAGAAATAGGGTTAAAGTTTAAATTAATTTTTGTTAATAAGGAATCAGTAGTATTCTGAATTTTATAATTTTTTGTTGAAAAACTAAGATAGTGGTGATAGTATAAAAATGCAAATAATTTACTAAATATAGAATAAAATAACATATTTTACTCATTTACCGAAACGATGTTGCTTATTAAGAGACAAAAATAGGCAGCTAGACTTCTGAATTTTGGCAATGATATTTGAAAACAGATAGATTGAATTCTATCATTATCCAATTTTAAATATTTTTTTACCCAATATTGTATACAATACTGCATTCAATTTTGAATTCTTCATTAAGGGGAGGTATAAAGTGTTGAATAGTTTAGAAATGGATATCTATAATAAAATCAAGCAAGCTATTATCCAGCAAAAGCTTCGGCCAAATATGCAACTAATAGAAAAGGATCTTGCTGAATCGTTTGGGGTAAGCCGTACCCCTGTTCGAAATGTTCTGCGCAGATTGGAATATGAAAAATTAGTGAAAATTAAAGAGCATAAAGGTACCTTTGTATCTTGTTCAACAATTGAAGAAGCAAAAGAAGTATTTGAAATGAGGAGAATTTTAGAAGGGGAGGCAGTGCGAAGAGCATGCAGACTCTTTAACGAGGAACAATTACAAGAGCTAGAGACTCTGGTTGAAGAAGAACGACATATTTATGGTAGTCTAGATTTTTATGAATCTTTAAAAATATCTGGGGATTTTCATTTAAAAATAGCTGAAATCGCAGGGAATTCGTATTTTTATCAATATCTCGAAGACTTAATTTCCCTAACTTATGTGATCATAGCAATCTATGGAAGAGGTAAAATGGAAACATGTGGTTCTCACGATCATTTGCAAATTTTTAATGCTATTAAGCAAAGGGATGGTGATCTTGCAGAACGCTTATCTCTCATTCATCTTAGTGAAATTGAATCGAATCTTCATTTTAATGAGGAATTACAGATCTCGTCTTCATTGTCAGATATATTTCTTTAAATATTAATTGAAAGCGCTTACTAATGTGGTATTTAAGGAGGTGATACAGTCCATCGAAATCATTTTCAAACGTAATGTAGTTGTCATGTTATTTTTTTTTGATTTTCAAGAAACGCTGTTGCTTAATATGCGACGACATCTTGAGTCAACCGTAATAAGATGGTGGAGAATCGATGGGAAATAGTACTTTTAACAAAACAAATTCGTATTTTAATTCCTGTGAATGAAGAACTTAAAAAGAACACTTAGAAGAAAGATTGCATCATATCATAGCCTTGGCAAACATCTAAGACCTAACTTGTTAACCAATGCATATGTCAGAAATGCGGAAAACAATAAAAAAGGGGTTGGATGTATCATGTCTACAAATTTAAAAAGTTACGTTCCACAAGAAACGCAGATCCAACATGATACGGGTGTGGATGAATCACTTAATCCGAAAACCGAGGAAGGTAGGACGGTAAGTCCGTTAAACTATGTTTTTATGTGGGTTGGGGACGGTGTTAATTTAGGTAATATGACGCTTGGAGCTAGTATGATTGTAGCGGGAATCGCTACTTTAAACATCTTTCAGACATTTGCCGCAGCTATCATGGCAATTGGTATCATTTCAACTGTTTTTGCTTTAAATGACAGGCTCGGATACAGAACGGGAATACCATATGTAGTACAGCTTAGAATGTCCTTTGGGCTGAAAGGTTCCGTAATATCATCACTAATGCGCGGTATTCCCGCCATCGTTTGGTACGGTTTTCAAAGTTGGATTGGCGGTACTGCCTTAAATGAAATTGCGAAGATTATTACGGGCGGCGCCTTTGATAATGTTGCCATTTGCTTTGTAGTGCTACAGTTGGTGCAAATTGGGCTTTCGCTGTATGGATTCCATGCCATTAAATGGGTGGAAACGCTTGCGTCTATTGTTATTGTACTAGCGCTTCTCTATGTATTTGGCGTTCTACTAACTTCCCATAGCGAGGTTATTGCAGAAAAATGGGTTCATGCAGAAGGATCATGGGGCTTACCTTTCTTTGCATTGATAATGATGTTTATGGGGAATTATGCGGCTATCTTTTTAAGTGCAGCGGACTATTCAAGAGAGCTAAAATCTGGTATTAGCGACGCAAAACGCGGGTTTTTGTACTTTCTTCCTATATTAATAGCGT
This sequence is a window from Brevibacillus sp. JNUCC-41. Protein-coding genes within it:
- the tpx gene encoding thiol peroxidase, translated to MSIERSSLVTFAGNPVTLIGSEIRVGDKAPNFEVLANDLSNVTLEDSKGKVRLISCVPSLDTGVCDAQTRKFNQLASNLGNDVEVLTISVDLPFAQKRWCGAAGIEQAQTLSDHFKMSFGTAYGTYIKEHRLECRAVFVVDEKDVVQYVEYVPEITEHPNYEAAIEAIKSLIKVKK
- a CDS encoding GntR family transcriptional regulator translates to MNSLEMDIYNKIKQAIIQQKLRPNMQLIEKDLAESFGVSRTPVRNVLRRLEYEKLVKIKEHKGTFVSCSTIEEAKEVFEMRRILEGEAVRRACRLFNEEQLQELETLVEEERHIYGSLDFYESLKISGDFHLKIAEIAGNSYFYQYLEDLISLTYVIIAIYGRGKMETCGSHDHLQIFNAIKQRDGDLAERLSLIHLSEIESNLHFNEELQISSSLSDIFL
- a CDS encoding NCS1 family transporter gives rise to the protein MSTNLKSYVPQETQIQHDTGVDESLNPKTEEGRTVSPLNYVFMWVGDGVNLGNMTLGASMIVAGIATLNIFQTFAAAIMAIGIISTVFALNDRLGYRTGIPYVVQLRMSFGLKGSVISSLMRGIPAIVWYGFQSWIGGTALNEIAKIITGGAFDNVAICFVVLQLVQIGLSLYGFHAIKWVETLASIVIVLALLYVFGVLLTSHSEVIAEKWVHAEGSWGLPFFALIMMFMGNYAAIFLSAADYSRELKSGISDAKRGFLYFLPILIAYGLTLAIGGMLASATGINNPVKAFAVVVDNSYITLFVSAFIVLGAVAVNMVANIIPPTYVITLLTKMKYKPAVTITGLLAFCSFPWVLVQDSSAKGLGIFILIYSAFLGPIVSILLVEYYILRKQKVNVADLYKEDGPFAGYNPAAVLALLIGAGAAFMKVELAWIIGVFVAGIAYLLLMKFAFKDSKFKKGTIFEK